DNA from Granulicella arctica:
GATTGGTCTAACCACTTTGCCGTTACCCAGCATACTGACTCCCCAGCGCAACGGGCAAATCTAGCAGGTCCCAATCAGTCCTTGAAGCGCCCCTCATACGCCCAGAGCCCCAGCCCCGGGTTCGAAATGTAAAAGATCTCCTCACCATCGACCATGTTCCAACCGTCCGCCAGCACCTCCGGGTTGTACTTCGCTGTCATTGACGCCAGGTCGCCATACTCGAAGTGCACGCTCTCAATCTCCGCCCGCGTCAGGTGTCCCGGACAGTACCGGATCGTAAACCGCCCCTCGCTTGAGCCATGGATCAGGTGCGCCGCCGCACTCAGGTTCCCTGCCAGATCAGCATCGTGCTTCACCGCCTCGAGCGTCGCCGGCGTCCCACAATACCCATACTTACGGATCAGCCTGTCAATCGCCGCATCTTCTCCGAACTCATGCACACCGGGAGCCAGCACGATCAGCTCAGCGTTATCGGCCAATGCCATGCGAGTGCGGTACACACTCTTGTTCCCCAACCAGGTACTTCGAAACTCATGCGGATCAAGAAACACGACCGCCTTCTTGATCTCCCGCTTCATTATCAGGAAGTTGACCTTTAGGCTCAGCTCCGCCGCGCGCTCGAAGCACTCCGCATCATCGCCCACATACATTCCGCGGATCACCAGCTTCCCAGCAGCATTTTTGCCCACCACCGTCTGCACATAAACAATCTGCGGCATCTCGCTGCCGAAGTGCTCGCTCGCGTAGTTCAGCACACGTCGCACCGGCGTCTCCGCCCGCCCCATCATCCGCTCCATTCCATACACTGCACCGAGAAAGTGCGAACGATGAATCCCCATCACCCCGCCCGTACCGACGAAGATATTCTTGTTCCCATTCGCCATCCCAACCACCTCATGCGGGACCACCTGCCCGATCGACAGAATCAGATCATGCCCGCCGTCCCGCAGCAACTTGTTCACCTGCGCGGGCCACGAGTAGTCGACCTTCCCCTCGCTCACCTCCCGCACAAACTCACCCGGCACCTCTCCCAGAGTCACAATATCGTTCCGCCAGTCATGCACCCGGAACAACCCACGCGGCGTACTGCCGAACATCGTCGCGATCTCGGTGTCCGTCATCGCCTTGTGCGTTCCCAACGCGGGAAGAACATCCATAAGCCTGTCGCCGTAGTACTCCCACGCCAGCTCCGTCAACACCCCGCTCTGCGAATGCATCCGCGTAAAGTCCGGCGGAACAGCCAGTACACGTTTACGCGGCCCTACCTTGTCAAGCGCGGTGAAAAGGTTACTTTTGACCTCTTCAGGAGACATTTCTGTAGTAGGCGAGCCAGCGGCAAAAAATAAACTCATAGCTCCACATGGTACTCCGTGCTAGCATCCCGGATACCGGCAGATAGAGTTGCACCCTGTTTACAAGCAAGGCGCAACCCTATACGTCATGTCCCCTACTTCGGGCAGCAAGAAGTCCCTGTAGTACTGTTCTTCCTGCCCTTTTTCTGCGCCCCAAGACAGAAGCAGCAGATTAAACAAAATCCACTCGCACCTTATTTCAAAGAGGCTCCGATCATGAACCAGAAGGTAAAGTCAGCCATCCTCAGCCTGGCGATTCTCAGCCTGAGTGCGTCTTCATTCACCCTGCATGCAGCGGAGAAAGCCGTCCTGCAAAGCCGCGTGGCCGCCACCGATCAGGTCGGCTTCGATGTATATCTGCCCCTGCAACATCGTGACCAACTCGAGATCGACCTTCATAATCTGCATGATCCCAACTCCTCCACATACCAGAAGTGGCTCACACCCGAGCAGTTCCATGCGCGCTATGGCGCAACCTCCAGCCAGCTAACAGCAATCCAGAATCAACTCACCACCTATGGCCTCCAGGCCAGCATCGTAACCCCGCAGCACATCCACGTAACCGGTTCCGCCACCTCAGTAGAGCAAGCCCTCGGTACAGTCCTGAAACATGGCATCTATCCGAGCGGCAAGACCACCATTGTCGCCGCTCAAGCAATCAGCACGCCGAGCACGCTCAGTCAGGTCAACGCAGTCGTCACCGGCCTCTCCGGAACGATCCGCATGCGGACGCACTCACACCCAGCCGCTCTCCCCCAGAACCGCTATAGCGCGACAGGCGGCTACTTTTTCGACGATCTAAAGCAAGCCTATAGCTATCCAAGCTACAAGACCTACACCGGCAAAGGGGTCACCATCGGCATCCTGATGACGGGCGACTTCAATCCA
Protein-coding regions in this window:
- a CDS encoding lactate racemase domain-containing protein, with product MSLFFAAGSPTTEMSPEEVKSNLFTALDKVGPRKRVLAVPPDFTRMHSQSGVLTELAWEYYGDRLMDVLPALGTHKAMTDTEIATMFGSTPRGLFRVHDWRNDIVTLGEVPGEFVREVSEGKVDYSWPAQVNKLLRDGGHDLILSIGQVVPHEVVGMANGNKNIFVGTGGVMGIHRSHFLGAVYGMERMMGRAETPVRRVLNYASEHFGSEMPQIVYVQTVVGKNAAGKLVIRGMYVGDDAECFERAAELSLKVNFLIMKREIKKAVVFLDPHEFRSTWLGNKSVYRTRMALADNAELIVLAPGVHEFGEDAAIDRLIRKYGYCGTPATLEAVKHDADLAGNLSAAAHLIHGSSEGRFTIRYCPGHLTRAEIESVHFEYGDLASMTAKYNPEVLADGWNMVDGEEIFYISNPGLGLWAYEGRFKD